One part of the Parabacteroides distasonis ATCC 8503 genome encodes these proteins:
- a CDS encoding sulfotransferase family protein — MGLLEFDKLPINTLVGADWDTFRKVTARQQIDKGFKGKYRLTTGVCRLLSALKPIEDSRFKKLADKPLEMDPLFILGHWRSGTTFVHNIFACDKHFGYTTTYQTVFPHLMLWGQPFFKKNMAFLMPDKRPTDNMELKVDLPQEEEFALSNMMPYTYYNFWFFPKRWMEYCDRYLLFNDITEEERRIFMDTFMRLVKVSLWNTNGTQYLSKNPPHTGRVKTLLEMFPNAKFIYLKRNPYTVFESTRSFFTNTIQPLRLQDITNEQIEANFIEVYRRLFYKYEEEKHLIPEGNLVEVKFEDFEKDAFAMTENIYGSLNLPGFKESKVDIEKYLGKKKGYKKNQYKYEDRTVRLVEENWGMALKEWGYSL, encoded by the coding sequence ATGGGATTGTTGGAGTTTGATAAGCTACCGATCAATACGTTGGTCGGGGCGGATTGGGATACGTTCAGGAAGGTGACGGCCCGGCAGCAGATAGACAAGGGCTTTAAGGGTAAGTATCGCCTTACGACCGGTGTTTGCCGCCTGTTGAGCGCCTTGAAGCCGATCGAGGATAGCCGGTTCAAGAAATTGGCCGATAAGCCGCTGGAGATGGACCCCTTGTTTATCTTGGGGCATTGGCGGAGTGGTACGACCTTTGTACATAACATCTTCGCCTGCGATAAGCATTTCGGTTATACCACGACGTACCAGACGGTATTCCCGCACCTGATGCTCTGGGGGCAGCCTTTCTTCAAGAAGAACATGGCTTTCTTGATGCCGGATAAGCGTCCGACCGATAATATGGAGTTGAAGGTGGATCTTCCGCAAGAGGAGGAGTTCGCCTTGTCGAACATGATGCCTTATACATATTATAATTTCTGGTTCTTCCCGAAACGCTGGATGGAGTATTGCGATCGTTACTTATTGTTTAACGATATCACGGAGGAGGAGCGGCGGATCTTCATGGATACTTTCATGCGTCTGGTTAAGGTTTCCCTCTGGAATACGAACGGTACGCAGTATTTGAGCAAGAACCCACCGCATACGGGGCGTGTGAAGACATTGCTGGAGATGTTCCCGAACGCTAAGTTCATCTACTTGAAGCGAAATCCGTATACGGTATTCGAGAGTACCCGCAGTTTCTTTACGAATACGATCCAGCCATTGCGTTTGCAGGATATCACGAACGAGCAGATCGAGGCGAACTTCATCGAGGTATATCGCCGTCTTTTCTATAAGTACGAGGAAGAGAAGCACCTGATACCGGAAGGCAATCTGGTGGAAGTGAAGTTCGAGGATTTCGAGAAAGACGCTTTCGCCATGACGGAAAATATCTACGGGTCATTAAACTTACCCGGGTTTAAGGAGTCTAAGGTGGATATAGAGAAGTATCTGGGCAAGAAGAAGGGCTACAAGAAGAACCAATACAAGTACGAGGATCGTACGGTCCGGCTCGTAGAGGAAAATTGGGGCATGGCCTTGAAGGAATGGGGCTATAGCTTATAA
- a CDS encoding PCMD domain-containing protein produces MGLSLRKKALFLAIACMPLSVVLADGDGVTSENVVPFAYGDMDNWIVREIHESGIIGGNTKWLYELGPSDTIVGNTAFRNMGGSPWATSNVMAKVAGVVKTNTSVFPEKRGDGMCARMETRYESVKVFGLVDIEVIAAGSVFLGTVHEPIKGTKNPQAMLQSGVPFSKKPKALRFDYKVKAAPEKNRVRSTGFSRKSTVAGQDSLAVILLLQKRWEDEEGNVYSKRVGTMVQRYTESTPDWVNDATYPILYGNITSKPEYKPYMRIQVEERYTLNSKGKSVPIQEVGWAEPGEAPTHMVLQFTSSHGGAYIGSPGNTFWIDNVELIY; encoded by the coding sequence ATGGGTTTGAGTTTAAGAAAGAAAGCGTTATTTTTGGCAATCGCTTGTATGCCTTTGTCCGTGGTTCTTGCGGACGGGGATGGGGTGACATCGGAGAATGTGGTGCCCTTCGCTTATGGAGACATGGATAATTGGATTGTCCGTGAGATTCATGAGTCTGGCATTATCGGGGGAAATACGAAATGGCTTTATGAGCTGGGGCCCTCGGATACGATTGTCGGTAATACGGCGTTTCGTAATATGGGCGGTTCTCCGTGGGCTACTTCCAACGTGATGGCGAAAGTGGCGGGAGTGGTGAAAACCAATACGTCTGTTTTCCCGGAGAAACGGGGGGATGGGATGTGCGCCCGCATGGAGACCCGTTATGAGAGCGTGAAGGTTTTCGGTTTGGTGGATATCGAGGTGATCGCCGCCGGCTCCGTTTTCTTGGGTACGGTGCATGAGCCGATCAAGGGAACAAAGAACCCCCAAGCGATGTTACAATCAGGAGTGCCTTTCTCCAAGAAGCCGAAAGCGTTGCGGTTTGATTATAAGGTGAAAGCCGCTCCCGAGAAGAATCGGGTACGTAGTACGGGGTTCAGCCGTAAGAGTACGGTGGCCGGGCAGGATTCCTTGGCGGTGATCTTGTTGTTGCAGAAACGATGGGAAGACGAGGAAGGGAATGTTTATTCCAAGCGGGTCGGTACGATGGTGCAACGCTATACGGAATCTACCCCTGATTGGGTAAATGACGCTACTTACCCGATCCTTTATGGAAATATAACATCCAAGCCCGAATATAAACCGTATATGCGTATACAAGTAGAGGAACGTTATACGTTAAATAGTAAAGGAAAAAGCGTTCCTATCCAAGAGGTAGGCTGGGCGGAGCCGGGCGAGGCACCTACGCATATGGTGTTGCAGTTCACCTCCAGCCACGGAGGGGCCTATATCGGCTCTCCGGGAAATACGTTTTGGATAGACAACGTAGAATTAATATACTAA
- the ligA gene encoding NAD-dependent DNA ligase LigA, translating to MVEAKIKALRDELERHNYNYYVLSAPTISDFEFDKMMKELQELEAAHPEFADPDSPTRRVGSDLSKEFEQVVHKYPMLSLGNTYSEDEIRDFYDRTVRSLNEPFEIVAELKYDGTSISLTYEKGRLTRAVTRGDGTRGDDVTANIKTIRSVPLRLRGSDFPEEFEIRGEVLLPWAEFDRLNKEREEQEEPLFANPRNAASGTLKQQNPAIVASRKLDAYFYYLLGENLPAEGHYENLQAARAWGFKIPDVIRKCQSLQDIFDYIAYWDVERKNLPVATDGIVLKVNSLRQQRNLGFTSKSPRWAIAYKFQAERAETRLNSVSFQVGRTGTVTPVANLEPVLLAGTVVKRASLHNADIIEGLDLHIGDQVYVEKGGEIIPKIVGVNVEARSMLMGDKVRFIRVCPECGTPLVRPEGEAAHYCPNESGCPPQIKGRIEHFVTRKAMNINIGPETVEDLYNAGYVKDSADLYTLTVADLLRLERWAEKSAQNLMSSLEESKQVPFERVLFGLGIRFVGETVAKRLVSAFHSIEALEQASLEDLVAVDEIGERIAQSVLSYFSDEKNRTLVNRLKEQGLRMAVSEEQLANRSEKLKGLTIVISGTFSKHSRDEYKAMIEQHGGKNSGSVSGKTDYILAGENMGPAKLEKAAKLGVKIINEDAFLNMLE from the coding sequence ATGGTCGAAGCAAAGATAAAAGCCCTGCGTGATGAGCTGGAGCGGCATAATTATAATTATTATGTGCTTTCGGCACCGACAATATCAGACTTTGAGTTTGATAAGATGATGAAAGAGTTGCAGGAACTGGAGGCGGCGCATCCCGAGTTCGCCGATCCGGATTCCCCGACTCGGCGAGTGGGGAGCGACCTCTCGAAAGAGTTTGAGCAAGTAGTACATAAATATCCGATGCTTTCGTTGGGTAATACGTACTCCGAGGATGAGATCCGAGATTTTTATGATCGTACGGTCCGCTCCTTGAATGAGCCTTTCGAGATTGTGGCGGAGCTTAAATATGATGGCACTTCTATCTCTTTGACCTATGAGAAAGGACGCTTGACGCGTGCCGTGACCCGTGGCGACGGTACTCGTGGTGATGACGTGACGGCGAATATCAAGACCATCCGTTCGGTTCCATTAAGACTCCGGGGTTCTGATTTTCCGGAGGAGTTCGAGATCCGTGGCGAGGTATTGCTGCCTTGGGCGGAGTTCGATCGCTTGAATAAGGAGCGGGAGGAGCAGGAGGAACCCTTGTTCGCCAATCCTCGCAATGCCGCTTCCGGTACGTTGAAACAGCAGAACCCGGCTATCGTGGCCTCCCGTAAGCTGGATGCTTATTTCTATTATTTATTGGGTGAGAACCTGCCGGCCGAAGGGCATTATGAGAATTTGCAGGCGGCTCGCGCATGGGGTTTTAAGATTCCGGACGTGATCCGTAAATGCCAGAGCCTACAGGATATATTCGATTATATCGCTTATTGGGATGTGGAACGTAAGAACCTGCCCGTGGCGACGGATGGAATCGTGTTGAAGGTAAACTCGCTTCGTCAGCAGAGGAACTTAGGTTTTACGTCGAAAAGCCCTCGCTGGGCGATCGCTTATAAGTTTCAGGCGGAGCGTGCCGAGACTCGCTTGAACTCGGTCTCTTTCCAAGTGGGACGGACGGGGACGGTCACTCCGGTGGCGAACCTCGAGCCCGTATTGTTGGCGGGGACGGTGGTGAAGCGGGCTTCCCTGCATAACGCCGATATTATCGAGGGGCTTGACTTGCATATCGGCGACCAAGTGTATGTGGAGAAAGGCGGGGAGATCATCCCGAAGATCGTGGGAGTGAACGTGGAGGCTCGTTCGATGCTGATGGGGGATAAGGTCCGCTTTATCCGTGTGTGTCCGGAGTGCGGGACTCCTTTGGTGCGTCCGGAGGGAGAGGCGGCGCATTACTGTCCGAACGAGTCGGGCTGTCCTCCTCAGATCAAGGGGCGTATAGAGCATTTCGTGACCCGGAAGGCGATGAATATCAATATAGGCCCGGAAACGGTGGAGGATTTGTACAACGCCGGTTATGTAAAAGACTCGGCGGACTTATATACGTTGACGGTTGCCGATTTATTGCGTCTGGAACGGTGGGCGGAGAAGAGCGCCCAGAATCTGATGTCGAGTCTGGAGGAATCCAAGCAAGTTCCTTTTGAGAGGGTCTTGTTCGGTCTGGGGATTCGTTTCGTGGGAGAGACGGTCGCTAAACGCTTGGTCTCGGCTTTCCATTCGATCGAGGCATTGGAGCAGGCGTCCTTAGAGGATTTGGTAGCCGTGGACGAGATCGGCGAGCGGATCGCCCAGAGTGTATTGAGTTATTTCTCGGACGAGAAGAACCGTACGTTGGTGAACCGATTAAAGGAACAGGGCTTGCGGATGGCGGTTTCCGAGGAGCAATTGGCGAACCGTTCCGAGAAGTTGAAAGGATTGACGATCGTGATCAGCGGGACATTTTCCAAGCATTCACGTGACGAGTATAAGGCGATGATTGAGCAACATGGCGGCAAGAATAGCGGCTCCGTCTCAGGGAAGACCGATTATATCCTTGCCGGCGAGAATATGGGACCGGCCAAGCTGGAGAAAGCGGCGAAGCTGGGTGTGAAGATTATCAACGAGGATGCGTTCTTAAATATGCTGGAATAA
- a CDS encoding DUF6913 domain-containing protein, whose amino-acid sequence MFTNYFIKKKIQALVSDAGGRPHRSLSLDEARSLLVLYNIEDHEDVMRALEPLRKAKKDIKTCVYVPSGGADIPFDDSNIPVHSKSDLNAWGFPSDSVLEKVGALKADILIDITRPGCYALQYIALRHPSAFKVGIKYPGQEWYDLGLTVTDKDDIQYLFGQILFYLRSIRAK is encoded by the coding sequence ATGTTTACGAATTATTTTATCAAGAAGAAGATACAGGCTTTAGTGTCGGACGCCGGGGGGCGTCCGCATCGTTCCCTTTCCTTGGATGAGGCACGTTCGCTTTTGGTCTTGTATAATATAGAGGATCACGAGGACGTCATGAGGGCCTTGGAGCCTTTGCGCAAGGCGAAGAAGGATATCAAGACGTGTGTGTATGTGCCGTCCGGAGGAGCGGATATTCCTTTCGACGATTCCAATATTCCTGTACATTCAAAGAGCGATCTCAATGCGTGGGGATTCCCTTCAGATAGTGTCTTGGAAAAGGTGGGCGCTCTCAAGGCGGATATCTTGATCGATATCACCCGGCCGGGTTGTTATGCCTTGCAATACATCGCTCTCCGGCATCCATCCGCCTTCAAGGTCGGGATTAAGTATCCGGGCCAAGAATGGTACGACTTAGGCTTGACTGTAACAGATAAGGACGATATTCAGTATTTATTCGGACAGATATTATTTTATTTGCGTTCCATCCGTGCTAAATGA
- the dapA gene encoding 4-hydroxy-tetrahydrodipicolinate synthase, with protein sequence MADINLKGMGVALITPFKEDESVDYEALGKLVDYQVQNGTDYLVVLGTTAETPTLTEEEKKNIISLVVTRVRGRIPIVLGVGGNCTRSVVEKLKTDNFEGIDAILSVVPYYNKPSQEGIYQHYKAIANATHLPIVLYNVPGRTGVNMTAETTLRIAREFDNVIAVKEASGNITQMDDIIKNKPARFNVISGDDGITFPLMTLGAVGVISVIGNAFPREFSRMVRLALAGDYDSARTIHHSFTELFSLLFVDGNPAGAKSMLNMMGFIENKLRLPLVPTRIVTYEKIREVLRQLSIKC encoded by the coding sequence ATGGCAGACATAAATTTAAAAGGAATGGGTGTGGCGTTGATCACGCCATTCAAGGAAGATGAGAGTGTAGATTACGAGGCGTTAGGCAAGCTGGTGGATTATCAGGTGCAGAACGGTACGGATTATTTGGTAGTGCTGGGAACTACAGCGGAAACTCCTACACTTACGGAAGAAGAAAAGAAAAACATTATAAGCTTGGTAGTGACTCGTGTACGGGGCCGTATCCCTATCGTATTAGGCGTGGGAGGTAATTGTACACGGTCGGTTGTCGAGAAGTTGAAGACAGATAATTTTGAGGGTATCGACGCTATCCTCTCGGTCGTACCTTATTATAATAAGCCTTCCCAAGAAGGGATTTACCAGCATTACAAGGCGATCGCCAACGCTACCCATTTACCGATCGTACTCTATAACGTACCGGGGCGTACGGGCGTGAACATGACGGCTGAGACTACGCTTCGCATCGCCCGTGAGTTCGATAACGTGATCGCCGTGAAAGAGGCTTCCGGCAATATCACCCAGATGGATGATATCATCAAGAACAAGCCGGCCCGTTTCAACGTGATCTCCGGTGACGATGGTATTACTTTCCCTTTAATGACATTAGGTGCGGTGGGAGTGATCTCCGTGATCGGTAACGCCTTCCCTCGTGAGTTTAGCCGTATGGTACGTCTGGCCTTGGCGGGTGATTATGATAGCGCACGTACGATCCATCACAGCTTCACGGAGCTGTTCAGCCTGTTGTTCGTGGATGGAAATCCTGCCGGAGCGAAGAGTATGTTAAATATGATGGGCTTTATCGAGAATAAGCTTCGTTTGCCTTTGGTTCCTACACGTATCGTCACGTATGAGAAGATCCGTGAGGTGTTGCGACAGTTGAGCATTAAGTGCTGA
- a CDS encoding CusA/CzcA family heavy metal efflux RND transporter: MFKAIVHFSIQKKLFVGLTTLFLLLGGIYAMMTLPIDAVPDITNNQVQIVTVSPTLAPQEVEQLITMPIEIAMSNIMNVEEIRSVSRFGLSLVTVVFKESVPTLDARQLINEQIQTVAGEIPTELGTPELMPITTGLGEIYQYVLSVEPGYEEKYDAMELRTIQDWIVKRQLSGIPGIVEINSFGGYLKQYEVAVDPDALYSLNITIGEVFEALNRNNQNTGGSYIEKINKAYYIRSEGMIGKIKDIERIVITNRGGIPIHISDVGSVRFGSAKRFGAMTKDGEGECVGGIAMMLKGANANVVTKELEARVERVQKMLPEGVRVEPYLNRSELVDRNISTVIRNLIEGALIVFIVLIIFLGNVRAGLIVASVIPLAMLFAFILMRVFGVSANLMSLGAIDFGIVVDGSIVILEGMLAHIYSRRLMGRTLSAEEMDREVEAGAGHVARSATFAVLIILIVFFPLLTLTGIEGKYFTPMAKTLVFCIIGALILSLTYVPMMASLFLKRTISSKPTFADRFFGKLNGVYRRTLHFCLRHIWGTIACSFAALAVSLFLFTRLGAEFIPTLDEGDFAMQMTLPAGSSLTHSIELSKQAEETLMKSFPEIKHVVAKIGTAEVPTDPMAVEDADIMIVMKPFKEWTSASSRAEMVEKMKASLEPITGAEFNFSQPIQLRFNELMTGAKADIAIKLYGEDMAELYKKAKEASLFVEQVPGAADVIVEQAMGLPQLVVHYDRAKIARYGMNIEELNTIIRTAYAGEAAGVVFENERRFDLVLRLDNDKVADLNLDKLFVRTAEGIQIPVSEVATIELVNGPLQINRDATKRRIVIGVNVRDADIQKVVRTIQETLDKHIKLEPGYYFEYGGQFENLRNAIDTLTIVIPVALSLILLLLFFAFKSVTYSLVVFSTVPLSLIGGILALWLRGLPFSISAGVGFIALFGVAVLNGILMINHFNNLRKQTKYQMTTNRILAKGCPHLLRPVFLTGLVASLGFVPMAIAKSAGAEVQRPLATVVIGGLIVSTILTLIIIPVFYRLVNSSAAWKRQHWLKRLLPFLLFLGILFPTHAQQTVSLEEAVTIALENHPRLKTATASIERSRASRGESWEVSPTTFNYSWGQINGETRNDNQMEITQSLGSLLTPFYKNALVNRQVATGEYYRDLVKKEITAEVKRAWAYYQYAFHLCALYKEQIEWAGRLRKASQLRYEQGDITLLERNMSSTLVADLQTRLSQAEEELQLAARRFSWTCYSDSPLLPMDTTLVLFPARVAEIAPSDIHLNYFRSVADEKKAMLRIERSRFFPELSVGYVRQKIAPLSGLDSWMVGISFPVLFFPQHSRVRQAKIDSYIARTEAESNIRQLNNKVEELSVALRKEGEHIRYYTTGALPEADALLKSATVQFKESETDITQFVQSLNAAREIRRGYIEAVYAYNISALELELYSR, encoded by the coding sequence ATGTTTAAAGCGATTGTCCATTTTTCTATTCAGAAGAAACTATTCGTTGGGTTGACAACCTTGTTTCTGCTTCTGGGGGGAATCTATGCCATGATGACTTTACCGATAGATGCCGTACCGGATATAACGAACAATCAAGTGCAAATCGTGACGGTATCGCCAACCTTGGCCCCGCAAGAGGTAGAGCAATTGATCACCATGCCTATCGAGATAGCGATGAGTAATATCATGAACGTGGAAGAGATCCGCTCCGTTTCCCGCTTTGGCCTGTCATTGGTAACGGTCGTGTTTAAGGAAAGCGTGCCTACCTTGGATGCCCGCCAACTTATAAACGAGCAGATACAGACCGTGGCGGGAGAAATCCCCACGGAACTGGGTACGCCGGAGCTGATGCCTATCACGACCGGCTTGGGCGAGATTTATCAATATGTATTGAGCGTGGAGCCCGGTTATGAGGAGAAATACGACGCCATGGAACTCCGTACCATTCAGGACTGGATCGTGAAACGGCAACTGAGCGGTATACCGGGTATCGTGGAGATCAATAGCTTTGGCGGCTATCTGAAACAGTATGAGGTGGCGGTAGATCCGGATGCCCTTTATTCCTTGAATATTACGATCGGCGAGGTGTTCGAGGCGCTCAACCGGAATAACCAGAATACAGGCGGCAGTTATATCGAGAAAATCAATAAGGCTTACTACATCCGTAGCGAGGGAATGATCGGCAAGATAAAGGACATCGAGCGCATTGTGATCACGAACCGTGGAGGGATACCGATTCATATAAGCGATGTCGGCTCGGTTCGCTTTGGTTCCGCCAAGCGTTTTGGAGCCATGACAAAGGATGGCGAGGGAGAGTGCGTGGGCGGTATCGCCATGATGTTGAAGGGTGCGAACGCCAATGTCGTGACCAAGGAACTGGAGGCACGGGTCGAAAGGGTACAGAAAATGTTGCCGGAAGGTGTTCGTGTAGAACCTTATTTGAATCGTTCCGAATTGGTAGACCGAAATATATCCACCGTGATCCGTAACTTGATAGAGGGAGCGTTGATCGTCTTTATCGTATTGATCATCTTCTTGGGGAATGTGCGGGCCGGTTTGATCGTGGCTTCCGTGATCCCGTTGGCGATGCTTTTCGCTTTTATCTTGATGCGTGTTTTCGGGGTCTCCGCCAACCTGATGAGTTTGGGGGCCATCGATTTCGGTATCGTGGTCGATGGATCGATCGTTATATTGGAGGGGATGTTGGCGCATATCTATTCGAGGCGGTTGATGGGGCGTACGCTCTCTGCCGAGGAGATGGACCGGGAGGTCGAGGCCGGAGCCGGTCATGTCGCCCGGAGCGCTACCTTTGCCGTATTGATCATTTTGATCGTCTTCTTCCCGCTACTTACGCTGACCGGGATAGAGGGCAAGTATTTTACCCCCATGGCGAAGACCTTGGTATTTTGTATTATCGGAGCTTTGATCCTTTCGCTCACCTACGTGCCGATGATGGCCTCCCTGTTCCTAAAGCGTACGATCTCTTCGAAGCCTACATTCGCCGATCGTTTCTTCGGGAAATTAAATGGGGTTTACAGGCGTACGCTTCATTTCTGTCTGCGTCATATCTGGGGAACGATCGCTTGCTCTTTCGCGGCTCTGGCTGTGTCCCTTTTCTTATTCACGAGGTTAGGGGCGGAGTTTATCCCTACGCTGGATGAGGGGGATTTCGCCATGCAGATGACGCTTCCCGCCGGTAGTTCCCTGACGCATAGTATCGAGCTATCGAAGCAAGCGGAAGAGACCTTGATGAAGAGTTTCCCGGAGATCAAACACGTGGTAGCCAAGATCGGAACGGCCGAGGTTCCGACCGACCCGATGGCGGTGGAAGACGCAGATATCATGATCGTGATGAAACCTTTCAAGGAATGGACCTCGGCCTCCAGCCGTGCGGAGATGGTGGAGAAGATGAAGGCTTCCTTGGAACCGATTACGGGGGCGGAGTTTAACTTCAGCCAGCCGATCCAGCTTCGCTTCAATGAATTGATGACGGGAGCCAAGGCGGATATCGCGATCAAGCTATATGGAGAGGATATGGCGGAGCTTTATAAGAAGGCGAAGGAAGCTTCTCTTTTCGTGGAGCAAGTACCGGGAGCCGCCGATGTGATCGTGGAGCAGGCGATGGGGCTGCCGCAATTGGTCGTACACTACGACCGTGCCAAGATCGCCCGTTACGGGATGAATATAGAGGAGTTGAACACGATCATCCGTACGGCTTATGCGGGAGAGGCGGCGGGTGTCGTTTTCGAGAATGAGCGACGTTTCGACTTGGTGCTTCGTCTGGATAATGATAAAGTGGCGGATCTGAATTTGGATAAGCTCTTTGTACGGACTGCCGAGGGAATCCAGATCCCGGTTAGCGAGGTCGCTACGATCGAGCTGGTCAACGGGCCTCTACAGATTAACCGGGATGCCACGAAACGCCGTATCGTGATCGGGGTGAATGTCCGTGACGCTGATATCCAGAAAGTCGTGCGTACTATCCAAGAAACCCTTGACAAGCATATCAAGCTGGAACCGGGATACTACTTTGAGTATGGCGGCCAGTTCGAGAACTTGCGGAATGCGATCGATACGCTTACGATCGTGATACCGGTCGCCTTGTCATTGATCTTATTGCTGTTGTTCTTTGCCTTTAAGAGTGTTACCTACTCGCTGGTGGTATTTTCTACCGTCCCGTTATCCTTGATAGGGGGTATTCTGGCCCTTTGGTTACGAGGGTTGCCTTTCAGTATATCGGCGGGGGTCGGCTTTATCGCCTTGTTTGGCGTAGCGGTTTTGAATGGTATATTAATGATTAATCATTTTAATAACTTACGAAAACAAACTAAATATCAAATGACAACGAATCGTATCCTTGCGAAAGGATGTCCGCATCTACTTCGCCCCGTATTCTTGACCGGCTTGGTAGCTTCTCTAGGATTCGTGCCGATGGCGATAGCGAAGTCCGCGGGCGCGGAGGTGCAACGTCCGTTAGCGACGGTCGTGATCGGAGGCTTGATTGTCTCCACGATCTTGACGTTGATTATTATCCCGGTATTTTATCGGTTGGTAAATAGCTCGGCCGCTTGGAAGCGCCAACACTGGTTGAAGCGCCTATTGCCGTTTCTTCTTTTTTTAGGTATCTTATTCCCCACGCATGCCCAACAGACGGTGTCGTTGGAAGAAGCCGTGACGATCGCCTTGGAGAATCATCCTCGCCTGAAGACTGCCACGGCATCCATTGAACGTAGTCGTGCTTCACGGGGAGAGAGCTGGGAGGTGTCACCGACCACCTTTAATTATTCATGGGGGCAGATCAACGGTGAGACACGAAACGACAATCAGATGGAGATCACGCAATCCTTGGGCTCTCTATTGACCCCATTTTATAAGAACGCCTTGGTGAACCGTCAAGTCGCCACGGGAGAATATTACCGGGACTTGGTGAAGAAGGAGATTACGGCCGAGGTAAAACGGGCATGGGCTTATTATCAATATGCCTTTCATCTATGTGCCTTGTATAAAGAGCAGATCGAGTGGGCCGGACGTTTGCGAAAGGCAAGTCAGTTGCGTTATGAGCAAGGGGATATCACGCTATTGGAGCGGAATATGTCATCTACCTTGGTCGCCGATCTGCAAACCCGTTTGTCGCAGGCGGAGGAGGAGTTGCAATTGGCTGCCCGTCGTTTCTCATGGACTTGTTATTCGGATTCCCCATTGCTGCCTATGGATACGACATTGGTTTTATTCCCCGCTCGCGTAGCCGAGATCGCTCCGTCCGATATCCATCTGAATTACTTCCGGAGCGTGGCCGATGAGAAGAAAGCCATGCTTCGTATCGAACGAAGCCGTTTCTTCCCGGAACTATCGGTAGGATATGTGCGTCAGAAAATAGCCCCGTTGAGCGGTCTGGACTCTTGGATGGTCGGGATCTCGTTCCCGGTATTGTTCTTCCCGCAGCATAGCCGGGTAAGGCAAGCGAAGATCGATTCCTATATCGCCCGCACGGAAGCGGAGAGTAACATCCGTCAATTGAACAATAAGGTGGAGGAGTTGAGCGTCGCGCTTCGTAAGGAAGGAGAGCATATCCGCTATTATACGACCGGCGCTTTACCGGAAGCGGATGCTTTGTTGAAGAGCGCGACGGTACAGTTCAAAGAGAGCGAGACAGATATCACGCAGTTTGTTCAAAGCCTGAACGCCGCCCGGGAGATCCGGCGGGGATATATTGAGGCCGTATATGCCTATAATATATCGGCGCTTGAGTTGGAGTTGTATAGTAGATAA
- a CDS encoding efflux RND transporter periplasmic adaptor subunit, with the protein MKKIWIPAALMALAACSMTNNAEKGQGDSQDITARPAITQVAENVPSEPSVDSVEVDGISSATALPNHSSFNGIMVVPPQRQATVTLTMGGTVHATTLLPGDYVKKGSVVVSLENPDFITLQQTYLDAHAQTEYLEAEYKRQQRLSEQEAASQKRFQQSKADYLSMKSRQDAAAAQLAILGVSAGDLLEDGIQPYLEVKAPLSGYVAGLSINLGKYVNAGEPICDVIDKGETLLCLTAYEKDLADLSIGNQVQFRVNGMGKETFHAVLISIGQEVDETSRSLEMYARVKETNPRFRPGMYVSARVEKK; encoded by the coding sequence ATGAAAAAGATATGGATTCCTGCGGCTCTTATGGCATTGGCCGCATGCAGTATGACAAACAATGCGGAGAAAGGACAGGGCGATTCGCAAGACATAACTGCCCGGCCCGCTATTACTCAAGTAGCAGAAAACGTACCGTCCGAACCATCCGTGGATAGCGTAGAGGTGGATGGGATTTCCTCGGCTACGGCCCTTCCGAATCACTCCTCTTTCAACGGGATCATGGTAGTTCCCCCGCAGCGGCAGGCTACGGTTACATTGACGATGGGAGGCACGGTTCATGCTACTACGCTGCTTCCGGGCGATTATGTGAAGAAGGGCTCCGTGGTCGTCAGCTTGGAGAATCCGGATTTTATCACGTTGCAACAGACCTATTTGGATGCCCATGCCCAAACGGAATACTTAGAGGCTGAGTATAAAAGGCAACAGCGTTTGAGCGAGCAAGAAGCGGCCTCGCAAAAACGTTTCCAGCAAAGCAAGGCGGATTATCTTTCCATGAAGAGCCGTCAAGATGCCGCCGCCGCGCAACTCGCTATCCTAGGTGTCTCCGCCGGCGATCTTCTGGAAGACGGTATCCAACCTTATTTGGAGGTAAAAGCGCCATTAAGCGGTTATGTCGCCGGGCTGTCCATTAATCTCGGTAAATACGTGAACGCGGGCGAACCGATCTGTGATGTGATCGATAAAGGCGAGACTCTCCTTTGCCTGACCGCTTATGAGAAGGATTTAGCGGACTTATCCATTGGGAACCAAGTACAGTTCCGGGTGAATGGAATGGGGAAGGAGACCTTCCATGCGGTCTTGATCTCGATCGGACAGGAGGTGGACGAGACGAGCCGTTCCTTGGAAATGTACGCTCGGGTGAAAGAGACGAATCCCCGTTTTCGTCCCGGTATGTATGTTTCCGCACGGGTAGAGAAGAAATGA